A single Sutterella megalosphaeroides DNA region contains:
- a CDS encoding cytochrome c3 family protein, with protein MIRNAFAALGATALALTLGAVSLSASASAPTVKPYHKALTDCAACHTQENAVAGNPFVVPSDKACLACHGSYKDLAKKTENLPEPNPHASHHYGEGIACTACHKEHEPSKVYCNECHEFSYKIK; from the coding sequence ATGATCCGCAACGCTTTTGCCGCTCTCGGCGCGACCGCGCTCGCTCTTACGCTCGGCGCCGTCTCGCTCTCCGCCTCGGCCTCCGCCCCGACCGTGAAGCCCTACCACAAGGCGCTCACGGACTGTGCCGCCTGCCACACGCAGGAAAACGCCGTCGCCGGCAACCCCTTCGTCGTGCCGTCGGACAAGGCCTGCCTCGCCTGCCACGGCTCCTACAAGGACCTCGCGAAAAAGACCGAGAACCTGCCCGAGCCGAATCCGCACGCCTCGCACCACTACGGCGAGGGGATCGCCTGCACGGCCTGCCACAAGGAGCACGAACCTTCGAAGGTGTACTGCAACGAGTGCCACGAGTTCTCGTACAAGATCAAGTAA
- a CDS encoding HAL/PAL/TAL family ammonia-lyase, which produces MNAFKTTALAAALAACTAAGAATVTLDGTRLTIEDAWAVAEGKADVAIAPEAMRLLEDSHKLVMASAAKGQAVYGLTVGVGLNKDQKLFSADGTLSPEVLEASRAFNYNALRSHSAGAGDMMPTNLARLSMVIRLNTLLTGKSGAQARVAELYRDLLNKGVTPLIPSEGSVGEADILLASHVGAVMIGEWKAEVDGRVVSGKEALSKAGIDPLVPEGKDALAILSNNSVAMAYAIDAARNAARIVRLTPTVYGLSLEGLNGNVAPILPQTIGTRPFEGLSETAADMRDVLTGSYLWKSDATRPLQDPLSFRVTVYGLNEARRALTDLNAQILVQINSTDDNPSTILNADEAYRAESTQVAGYFVEGNGVKGAIIPSGNFNPLPVALALQRTSLAMAHLSHYSVQRTVHLSYDHFTGLTRFLSDPDNKGHAFGAIQKAFMGLHVDNMALAQPVSLYGMPVAGEIEDTFTNLLQAAKRLGSIDRNLMQIYSLETLHAAQAVDLRRNLKTKDLTLGTKTQVFYDAYRKAVPYVKSDRIFTDDIRRGVEVLEAYEP; this is translated from the coding sequence ATGAACGCATTCAAGACGACGGCCTTGGCCGCCGCTCTCGCCGCCTGCACCGCCGCGGGTGCCGCCACCGTCACGCTCGACGGGACTCGTCTGACGATCGAAGACGCCTGGGCCGTGGCCGAAGGCAAAGCCGACGTGGCGATCGCTCCCGAAGCCATGCGACTGCTCGAAGACTCGCACAAGCTCGTGATGGCCTCGGCCGCGAAGGGGCAGGCGGTCTACGGCCTCACCGTGGGCGTCGGTCTCAACAAGGACCAGAAGCTTTTTTCCGCCGACGGAACGCTCTCTCCCGAAGTGCTCGAAGCTTCGCGCGCGTTCAACTACAACGCGCTTCGCTCCCACTCCGCGGGTGCGGGCGACATGATGCCGACGAACCTCGCGCGCCTCTCGATGGTGATTCGCTTGAATACGCTACTCACCGGCAAATCGGGCGCTCAGGCGCGCGTCGCGGAACTCTACCGCGACCTCCTCAACAAGGGCGTCACTCCCCTCATCCCCTCGGAAGGGTCCGTGGGCGAAGCCGACATTCTGCTTGCCTCTCACGTCGGCGCCGTCATGATCGGCGAATGGAAGGCGGAAGTCGACGGCCGCGTCGTCTCCGGTAAGGAAGCGCTCTCGAAGGCGGGGATCGATCCCCTCGTCCCGGAAGGAAAGGACGCCTTGGCGATCCTCTCGAACAACTCCGTCGCCATGGCCTACGCGATCGACGCCGCCCGCAACGCGGCGCGCATCGTGCGCCTGACGCCGACGGTCTACGGGCTTTCGCTTGAGGGCTTGAACGGGAACGTCGCGCCGATTTTGCCGCAAACGATCGGCACGCGCCCCTTCGAAGGGCTCTCCGAAACGGCCGCCGACATGCGCGACGTGCTCACCGGGTCGTACCTCTGGAAGTCGGACGCAACGCGCCCGCTCCAGGATCCGCTCTCCTTCCGCGTGACGGTCTACGGTCTCAACGAAGCGCGTCGCGCGCTCACCGATCTGAACGCCCAGATTCTGGTGCAAATCAACAGCACGGACGACAACCCGTCGACCATTCTCAACGCGGACGAGGCGTACCGCGCCGAATCGACTCAAGTGGCGGGGTACTTTGTTGAAGGAAACGGCGTGAAGGGAGCGATTATCCCCTCGGGGAACTTCAATCCCTTGCCCGTCGCGCTCGCGCTCCAGCGCACGTCCCTTGCGATGGCGCACCTCTCGCACTACAGCGTGCAGCGCACCGTGCACCTTTCGTACGACCACTTCACGGGTCTCACGCGCTTCCTCTCCGACCCCGACAACAAGGGGCACGCGTTCGGTGCCATTCAGAAAGCGTTCATGGGGCTCCATGTCGACAACATGGCGCTCGCCCAGCCCGTGAGCCTTTACGGGATGCCCGTTGCGGGTGAAATCGAAGACACCTTCACGAATCTTCTCCAGGCCGCGAAGCGCCTCGGCTCGATCGACCGGAATCTCATGCAGATCTATTCGCTTGAGACGCTCCACGCCGCCCAGGCCGTCGATCTTCGTCGCAATCTGAAGACGAAGGACCTCACGCTCGGCACGAAGACGCAGGTCTTCTACGACGCGTACCGCAAGGCGGTTCCGTACGTGAAGTCGGATCGCATCTTCACCGACGACATCCGTCGCGGCGTTGAAGTGCTCGAAGCGTACGAGCCGTAA
- a CDS encoding OmpP1/FadL family transporter: MKNTSFKIAAAAAAVASLFASAANAGGFQLTEQSALGLGRAYAGAGVDGSDVSGVYYNPASMTLTPGTAAQLGFVGVGLNLDYAGNDGTTENGRKAPELVPHAYISHQVNDTTWVGFSFTVPFGMSTEYDRNWAHKDHGTDAEIMVFDFNPSVAWKVTDKVRLGAGVSFQYVDASLGMGGTAPTGTGTTNVHGQLEATSTAWGWNAGILFMPVENVRLGLSYRSQIQHKAEGDLTIDGLAPLSADLGNGHVAQVPLNLFNGTYDSGAVVSAPAWAMMSAAWDVNSWLSLYATFRWTDWSSFESLKVDTSALEGAIQHGISQLPDEAKPGVGAVVGQMVEGMSYIRNNWRDTYLYAVGGDVRVNSFWTLRGGIAYETSPIQERETRTAIIPDADRWWFAVGSTFNWTKDFQTDVAFAHLHGVHERSLYSKENGQELGKFRKLDAFLLGVQAQYRF; the protein is encoded by the coding sequence GTGAAGAACACCTCCTTCAAGATCGCTGCGGCCGCGGCTGCCGTTGCGTCCCTTTTCGCGTCCGCGGCCAATGCCGGCGGCTTCCAGCTTACCGAACAGTCCGCCCTCGGCCTCGGCCGTGCCTACGCCGGTGCGGGCGTCGACGGCTCCGACGTCTCGGGCGTCTACTACAACCCCGCGAGCATGACGCTCACCCCGGGCACCGCCGCCCAGTTGGGCTTCGTCGGCGTGGGTCTCAACCTCGACTACGCCGGCAACGACGGCACGACCGAAAACGGCCGCAAGGCGCCCGAACTCGTTCCGCACGCCTACATCTCGCACCAGGTGAACGACACGACCTGGGTGGGCTTCTCCTTCACGGTTCCCTTCGGCATGTCGACCGAATACGACCGCAACTGGGCCCACAAGGATCACGGCACGGACGCCGAAATCATGGTGTTCGACTTCAACCCGAGCGTCGCTTGGAAGGTGACGGACAAGGTTCGCCTCGGCGCGGGCGTTTCGTTCCAGTACGTCGACGCGTCGCTCGGCATGGGCGGCACGGCTCCGACGGGCACCGGCACGACGAACGTTCACGGTCAGCTCGAAGCGACGAGCACGGCCTGGGGCTGGAACGCCGGCATCCTCTTCATGCCGGTTGAAAACGTTCGCCTCGGTCTTTCCTACCGTTCGCAGATCCAGCACAAGGCCGAAGGCGATCTGACGATCGACGGTCTTGCGCCTCTCAGCGCCGACCTCGGCAACGGCCATGTGGCTCAGGTTCCGCTTAACCTCTTCAACGGTACGTACGATTCGGGCGCCGTCGTCTCGGCTCCCGCCTGGGCCATGATGAGCGCGGCCTGGGACGTCAACAGCTGGCTGAGCCTCTACGCCACGTTCCGCTGGACCGACTGGTCGAGCTTCGAATCGCTCAAGGTCGACACGTCCGCTCTTGAAGGCGCCATCCAGCATGGCATCAGCCAACTGCCTGACGAAGCGAAGCCTGGTGTCGGTGCCGTGGTCGGCCAGATGGTCGAAGGCATGAGCTACATCCGCAACAACTGGCGCGACACGTACCTCTACGCCGTGGGCGGCGACGTCCGCGTCAACTCCTTCTGGACGCTGCGCGGCGGTATCGCTTACGAAACCTCGCCCATCCAGGAACGCGAAACCCGTACGGCGATCATTCCGGACGCGGACCGCTGGTGGTTCGCCGTCGGCTCGACCTTCAACTGGACGAAGGACTTCCAGACGGACGTCGCCTTCGCGCACCTGCACGGCGTGCACGAACGCTCCCTCTACAGCAAGGAGAACGGTCAGGAGCTCGGCAAGTTCCGCAAGCTCGACGCGTTCCTTCTCGGCGTCCAGGCCCAGTACCGCTTCTAA